Proteins encoded in a region of the Triticum dicoccoides isolate Atlit2015 ecotype Zavitan chromosome 3A, WEW_v2.0, whole genome shotgun sequence genome:
- the LOC119268709 gene encoding salicylate carboxymethyltransferase-like, protein MASSLLHCSDKLPFMDVETILHMKEGLDESSYAQNSSLQKRGMDTLKSLIVNSATDVYISQMPERFTVADLGCSSGPNALCLVEDIIGGVGKVCCRSSQPPPEFSVLLNDLPTNDFNTIFFSLPEFTHRLKSAAKSDEWGRPMVFLSGVPGSFYGRLFPRTSVHFICSCSSLHWLSQVPPGLFDEAKAPINKGKMYISSTSPPAVSVAYRRQFQRDFSLFLKSRAAEVFPGGRMVLAMLGRQSDECVDRRTTFLWELLSESFAALVSQGLVEQDKVDAYNVPFYAPSLQEMEVEVRLEGSFSLDYVQTYEINLSSSGDAKEDGRTVSMAIRAIQESMLSHHFGPDIVDALFHKYTQLVTESMEREEVKSVQIGVVLTRL, encoded by the coding sequence ATGGCTTCCTCTTTGCTCCACTGCTCCGACAAGCTCCCGTTCATGGACGTGGAGACCATCCTCCACATGAAAGAAGGCCTCGACGAGAGCAGCTACGCGCAGAACTCCTCGCTCCAGAAGAGGGGCATGGACACCCTTAAGAGCCTCATCGTCAACTCGGCGACGGACGTGTACATCTCCCAGATGCCGGAGAGGTTCACGGTGGCCGACCTCGGGTGCTCCTCGGGCCCCAACGCGCTCTGCCTGGTGGAGGACATCATCGGGGGCGTCGGCAAGGTCTGCTGCCGGTCGTCGCAGCCGCCGCCCGAGTTCTCGGTGCTCCTCAACGACCTCCCCACCAACGACTTCAACACCATCTTCTTCAGCCTGCCGGAGTTCACCCACAGGCTCAAGTCCGCCGCCAAGTCCGACGAGTGGGGCCGGCCGATGGTGTTCCTGTCCGGCGTGCCCGGGTCCTTCTACGGGAGGCTGTTCCCGAGGACCAGCGTGCACTTCATCTGCTCCTGCTCCAGCCTGCACTGGCTCTCCCAGGTCCCGCCGGGCCTCTTCGACGAGGCCAAGGCACCGATCAACAAGGGCAAAATGTACATATCGAGCACGAGCCCGCCCGCCGTGTCCGTGGCCTACCGGAGGCAGTTCCAGAGGGACTTCAGCCTGTTCCTCAAGTCGCGCGCCGCCGAGGTCTTCCCCGGCGGGCGGATGGTGCTGGCCATGCTCGGCAGGCAGAGCGACGAGTGCGTGGACAGGAGGACGACCTTCCTGTGGGAGCTCCTCTCGGAGTCCTTCGCGGCGCTCGTGTCGCAGGGGCTGGTGGAGCAGGACAAGGTGGACGCGTACAACGTGCCGTTCTACGCGCCGTCGCTGCAGGAGATGGAGGTGGAGGTGCGGCTGGAGGGGTCCTTCAGCCTCGACTACGTGCAGACGTACGAGATCAACCTCAGCAGCAGCGGcgacgccaaggaggatggcaggaCGGTGTCCATGGCGATCAGGGCCATCCAGGAGTCCATGCTCAGCCACCACTTCGGCCCGGACATCGTCGACGCGCTCTTCCACAAGTACACGCAGCTGGTCACCGAGTCCATGGAGAGGGAAGAGGTCAAGAGTGTCCAGATAGGGGTAGTCCTCACCAGGTTGTGA